A part of Curtobacterium sp. MCLR17_036 genomic DNA contains:
- the mtrB gene encoding MtrAB system histidine kinase MtrB — protein sequence MPPAPPATGTAAGTTRSVGSATAPIGVVGRGRRRMRRWVRRGWRPVAYLWRRSLMLRSVAITVMTTGLAIGIIGAAVMVSISTNIYSQRRDQIESESARATNVAQGIFDAATATEDSNQAELETLQNEAQQAILSNTTSPGGTTIAIERTPGQSTPQTLQTIVSPGFPDAVITDSLRKAVGANTGKLSLQPVELEDGGRRVPGLAVGSTLQVPSAGQYELYMVYELSDAQKTLDFVSQTLSIGGVALMVLIALVTSLVVRLVVVPIRGAAETSRKIAAGRLDERIPVRGQDDLATLARSFNGMAEAVSRQITQLAELSRVQQRFVSDVSHELRTPLTTIRLAGDVMYDSRHAFEPAVARSAELLHAQVERFELLLADLLEISRYDAQAVQLDTEPVVPAALAADIVEEFRPLAERAGIELQLATPGGHTTMRLDAKRVRRILRNLVGNAVEHGDGRPVQVVVDSDVRTVAIAVRDQGVGMPAEDTARVFDRFWRADPSRKRTIGGTGLGLAISLGDAKLHGGRIDVWSRPGAGSTFVLTLPRNEQATTATSAIPLPELDESYDGPRAVREES from the coding sequence GTGCCGCCCGCCCCGCCCGCCACCGGGACCGCCGCCGGCACGACACGGTCCGTCGGCAGCGCCACCGCGCCGATCGGCGTGGTCGGCCGCGGACGGCGACGGATGCGGCGCTGGGTCCGCCGCGGGTGGCGCCCGGTCGCCTACCTGTGGCGCCGTTCGCTCATGCTGCGGTCGGTGGCGATCACCGTCATGACCACGGGCCTGGCCATCGGCATCATCGGCGCCGCGGTCATGGTGAGCATCTCGACGAACATCTACTCGCAGCGCCGCGACCAGATCGAGTCCGAGTCGGCGCGGGCGACGAACGTGGCGCAGGGCATCTTCGACGCGGCCACCGCGACCGAGGACAGCAACCAGGCCGAGCTCGAGACGCTGCAGAACGAGGCGCAGCAGGCGATCCTGTCGAACACCACGAGCCCCGGTGGCACGACCATCGCCATCGAGCGCACCCCCGGGCAGTCGACGCCGCAGACGCTGCAGACGATCGTCAGCCCCGGGTTCCCCGACGCCGTCATCACCGACTCGCTGCGCAAGGCCGTCGGGGCGAACACCGGCAAGCTCAGCCTCCAGCCGGTGGAGCTCGAGGACGGCGGACGCCGGGTCCCCGGCCTGGCGGTCGGGTCGACCCTGCAGGTCCCGAGTGCCGGCCAGTACGAGCTCTACATGGTCTACGAACTGTCCGACGCGCAGAAGACGCTCGACTTCGTCTCCCAGACGCTCTCGATCGGGGGCGTCGCCCTCATGGTGCTCATCGCCCTCGTGACCTCGCTCGTGGTCCGCCTCGTCGTCGTCCCGATCCGCGGTGCCGCCGAGACGAGCCGGAAGATCGCGGCCGGCCGGCTCGACGAACGCATCCCGGTGCGCGGCCAGGACGACCTGGCCACCCTGGCGCGGAGCTTCAACGGCATGGCCGAGGCCGTCAGCCGCCAGATCACCCAGCTCGCGGAGCTCTCCCGCGTGCAGCAGCGGTTCGTGTCCGACGTCTCCCACGAACTCCGGACCCCGCTCACCACGATCCGGCTCGCCGGCGACGTGATGTACGACTCCCGGCACGCGTTCGAACCGGCCGTCGCCCGCTCCGCCGAACTCCTCCACGCGCAGGTGGAGCGGTTCGAGCTGCTGCTCGCCGACCTGCTCGAGATCTCGCGGTACGACGCCCAGGCCGTGCAGCTCGACACGGAGCCGGTCGTCCCGGCGGCGCTCGCCGCGGACATCGTCGAGGAGTTCCGTCCGCTCGCCGAGCGCGCCGGCATCGAGCTGCAGCTCGCCACCCCCGGCGGACACACCACCATGCGGCTCGACGCGAAGCGCGTCCGCCGCATCCTGCGCAACCTGGTCGGCAACGCCGTCGAGCACGGGGACGGCCGGCCGGTGCAGGTCGTCGTCGACAGCGACGTGCGCACCGTGGCGATCGCCGTGCGCGACCAGGGTGTCGGCATGCCGGCAGAGGACACCGCCCGTGTCTTCGACCGGTTCTGGCGCGCCGACCCGAGCCGCAAGCGCACCATCGGCGGCACCGGTCTCGGCCTCGCGATCAGCCTCGGCGACGCGAAGCTGCACGGCGGCCGCATCGACGTCTGGTCCCGCCCCGGCGCGGGCTCCACCTTCGTGCTCACCCTGCCGCGCAACGAGCAGGCCACCACGGCGACGTCCGCGATCCCGCTGCCCGAACTCGACGAGTCGTACGACGGCCCCCGCGCCGTGCGAGAGGAGTCCTGA
- a CDS encoding phosphoribosyltransferase family protein, whose protein sequence is MPATDRRTVWTDAALAVLGLVLPVACLGCGRPDRALCRACRTALDARPRRVRLVAGVRLDAAFEYEGLVRTLLLELKLRGRVDVAGPLGRRFGGLVRAALAASPADTVVLRVPPSRTGARRRGFDPVVVLLARGGVRRTGRLSRVRAAPGATHPGQKERTATERVAATVGTLRARGVDGRCVVLVDDVVTTGVTMAEGVRAVRAGGGLVVRCVAVASVED, encoded by the coding sequence ATGCCCGCCACGGATCGACGCACCGTCTGGACCGACGCCGCCCTCGCGGTGCTCGGGCTCGTCCTGCCCGTCGCCTGCCTGGGCTGCGGCCGACCGGACCGTGCCCTCTGCCGTGCCTGTCGCACCGCCCTCGACGCCCGGCCCCGGCGCGTCCGGCTCGTCGCCGGCGTCCGGCTCGACGCCGCGTTCGAGTACGAGGGCCTCGTCCGCACCCTGCTGCTCGAGCTGAAGCTGCGCGGCCGGGTCGACGTCGCCGGACCGCTCGGGCGTCGGTTCGGCGGCCTCGTCCGCGCCGCGCTCGCCGCGTCCCCGGCCGACACCGTGGTGCTGCGGGTCCCGCCGTCCCGGACCGGTGCCCGGCGCCGCGGCTTCGACCCCGTGGTGGTGCTCCTCGCACGGGGCGGGGTCCGGCGGACGGGACGACTCTCGCGGGTCCGGGCCGCACCGGGCGCGACGCACCCCGGGCAGAAGGAACGCACCGCCACCGAACGCGTCGCCGCCACGGTCGGGACCCTGCGGGCACGCGGCGTCGACGGCCGGTGCGTGGTGCTGGTCGACGACGTCGTGACCACCGGGGTGACCATGGCCGAGGGGGTCCGTGCCGTCCGCGCCGGCGGTGGTCTCGTGGTCCGGTGCGTCGCCGTCGCGAGCGTCGAGGACTGA
- a CDS encoding PAS domain-containing sensor histidine kinase: MSTLSDLVLAQGRSSEADVEWLHLLVGDWQLLADLSFADMVLWVPTAEDGSFVAVAHARPSSAATLFYRDIVGQEIREEWRSQVTESFAGSRVVDSAEPDWYEDTPTRVRAIPVLRRLSAKSAETTERPIAVVTRHSNQDEMRTPSRQELNFTASANDLFGMIATGDFPDLGAPAGPRRGAPRASDGLLRLDTAGMVTFASPNGLSAFNRMGFEGELERKSLAEVTTELIGAQLDVDESLPLVVTGRAPWRADVESKGVTVSLRSIPLRDHGERIGAIVLCRDVSELRHQERELITKDATIREIHHRVKNNLQTVASLLRIQARRTHSDEARTSLQNAMRRVAAIAVVHDTLSSGLSQTVDFDDVFDSVLKLVTEVAASHNTTVHPKKTGEFGVLPSEAATPLALGLTELVTNAVEHGLDGRDGEVEIVARRFDDHLEIEVRDNGVGLPEGKVGSGLGTQIVRTLIQGELGGTIDWHTLTGSGTEVTITIPFRWLTAPA; the protein is encoded by the coding sequence GTGTCGACCCTCAGTGACCTCGTCCTCGCACAAGGCCGTTCCTCCGAAGCGGACGTGGAGTGGCTCCACCTGCTGGTGGGGGACTGGCAGCTGCTCGCCGACCTGTCCTTCGCGGACATGGTCCTCTGGGTCCCGACCGCCGAGGACGGCTCGTTCGTCGCGGTCGCGCACGCCCGCCCGAGCTCCGCGGCGACGCTGTTCTACCGCGACATCGTCGGGCAGGAGATCCGCGAGGAGTGGCGCAGCCAGGTCACCGAGAGCTTCGCCGGTTCGCGGGTCGTCGACTCCGCCGAGCCGGACTGGTACGAGGACACCCCGACCCGCGTCCGTGCCATCCCGGTGCTGCGCCGCCTCAGCGCGAAGAGCGCCGAGACGACCGAGCGGCCCATCGCCGTCGTCACGCGGCACTCCAACCAGGATGAGATGCGGACCCCGAGCCGCCAGGAGCTCAACTTCACGGCGAGCGCGAACGACCTGTTCGGGATGATCGCCACGGGCGACTTCCCCGACCTCGGCGCGCCGGCCGGTCCCCGTCGTGGGGCGCCGCGCGCCAGCGACGGCCTGCTCCGCCTCGACACCGCCGGCATGGTGACCTTCGCCAGTCCGAACGGACTCAGCGCGTTCAACCGGATGGGCTTCGAGGGCGAGCTCGAGCGGAAGTCCCTCGCCGAGGTGACCACCGAGCTCATCGGCGCCCAGCTCGACGTCGACGAGTCGCTGCCCCTCGTCGTGACCGGTCGTGCGCCGTGGCGTGCCGACGTCGAGTCGAAGGGCGTCACCGTGTCCCTCCGCTCGATCCCGCTGCGCGACCACGGTGAGCGCATCGGCGCGATCGTCCTGTGCCGTGACGTGTCGGAGCTCCGGCACCAGGAGCGCGAGCTCATCACGAAGGACGCCACGATCCGCGAGATCCACCACCGTGTGAAGAACAACCTGCAGACGGTGGCGTCCCTGCTGCGCATCCAGGCGCGGCGGACCCACTCCGACGAGGCCCGCACGTCCCTGCAGAACGCGATGCGCCGGGTCGCCGCGATCGCCGTCGTGCACGACACGCTGTCGAGCGGACTGAGCCAGACGGTCGACTTCGACGACGTGTTCGACTCGGTGCTCAAGCTCGTGACCGAGGTCGCGGCCTCGCACAACACCACCGTGCACCCCAAGAAGACCGGGGAGTTCGGCGTCCTGCCGTCCGAAGCGGCGACCCCGCTCGCCCTCGGGCTCACCGAGCTCGTGACGAACGCGGTCGAGCACGGACTCGACGGTCGCGACGGCGAGGTCGAGATCGTCGCCCGCCGGTTCGACGACCACCTGGAGATCGAGGTCCGCGACAACGGCGTCGGCCTTCCCGAGGGCAAGGTCGGCTCCGGCCTCGGCACGCAGATCGTCCGCACGCTCATCCAGGGCGAACTCGGCGGCACGATCGACTGGCACACCCTGACCGGCAGCGGCACCGAGGTGACCATCACCATCCCGTTCCGCTGGCTCACCGCCCCGGCCTGA
- a CDS encoding WhiB family transcriptional regulator, which translates to MDWRDKAACLTADPELFFPVGNTGPAVDQIEKAKSVCARCTVTEMCLQYALENNQDSGVWGGLSEDERRALKRRAARARRAS; encoded by the coding sequence ATGGACTGGCGTGACAAGGCAGCCTGCCTCACCGCGGACCCCGAGCTCTTCTTCCCCGTCGGGAACACCGGGCCCGCCGTCGACCAGATCGAGAAGGCCAAGTCGGTCTGTGCTCGTTGCACGGTCACCGAGATGTGCCTGCAGTACGCGCTCGAGAACAACCAGGACTCCGGTGTCTGGGGCGGCCTGAGCGAGGACGAGCGTCGTGCGCTGAAGCGTCGCGCCGCTCGCGCCCGCCGCGCTTCCTGA
- the raiA gene encoding ribosome-associated translation inhibitor RaiA, whose amino-acid sequence MDVTITGRNVGVTDRFRTYVEQKSEKIDVLADRALAFEVRISRHHEKSGSSQGEDRVELTLIGPGPLVRAESAASDKYAAFDLAFARITERLRRARDRRKVHRGRHRPTSVAEAAGSGFDGMGVVPADGKLIEDVATGAVPVVDAQGPEDDETEVYSPVVIRHKVFEAAPMTVDDALYYMELVGHDFYLFVDAETHRPSVVYRRKGWDYGVIGLDGTSDASSETAAEPAAAIA is encoded by the coding sequence ATGGACGTGACGATCACGGGCCGGAACGTCGGGGTCACCGACCGATTCCGCACCTATGTCGAGCAGAAGTCCGAGAAGATCGACGTGCTCGCTGACCGTGCGCTGGCCTTCGAGGTCCGCATCAGCCGCCACCACGAGAAGTCCGGCAGCAGCCAGGGCGAGGACCGCGTCGAACTGACGCTCATCGGTCCCGGGCCCCTCGTGCGGGCGGAGTCCGCGGCGTCCGACAAGTACGCCGCCTTCGACCTCGCGTTCGCCCGCATCACCGAACGGCTGCGCCGCGCGCGCGACCGCCGCAAGGTGCACCGCGGACGCCACCGCCCGACCTCGGTGGCCGAGGCTGCGGGCAGCGGCTTCGACGGCATGGGTGTGGTCCCGGCCGACGGCAAGCTCATCGAGGACGTCGCCACCGGTGCCGTCCCCGTCGTCGACGCACAGGGGCCCGAGGACGACGAGACCGAGGTCTACAGCCCGGTCGTCATCCGGCACAAGGTCTTCGAGGCCGCCCCGATGACGGTCGACGACGCGCTGTACTACATGGAGCTCGTCGGGCACGACTTCTACCTGTTCGTCGACGCCGAGACCCACCGCCCGAGCGTCGTCTACCGGCGCAAGGGCTGGGACTACGGCGTGATCGGCCTCGACGGCACGTCCGACGCGTCGTCCGAGACCGCAGCCGAACCGGCCGCGGCGATCGCCTAG
- the secA gene encoding preprotein translocase subunit SecA, whose translation MANVLEKVLRIGEGRTLRRLKAYASAINDLEDDFSSLTDEELQDETKELRERYANGESLDDLLPEAFAAVREAAKRTLGMRHFDVQLMGGAALHLGNIAEMKTGEGKTLVATTAAYLNAIPSRGVHVITVNDYLASYQSEIMGRVFRALGMTTGCIIANQTPAERREQYAADITYGTNNEFGFDYLRDNMAWQASDMVQRGHFFAVVDEVDSILIDEARTPLIISGPSSGEANRWFTEFASIAKRLTPGEDYEVDEKKRTVGVLEPGIEKVEDYLGIDNLYESANTPLISFLNNSIKAVALFKKDKDYVVMNGEVLIVDEHTGRILMGRRYNEGIHQAIEAKEGVEVKAENQTLATVTLQNYFRLYQKLSGMTGTAETEAAEFMSTYKLGVVPIPTNKPMQRIDQTDLVYKNEKSKFEQVAEDIAERHEKGQPVLVGTTSVEKSEYLSKLLAKKGVKHEVLNAKNHAREAAIVAQAGRLGAVTVATNMAGRGTDIMLGGNSEFLAVQEMHAKGLSPAETPDEYEAAWDDVFAEVKKTVEEEGDKVREAGGLYVLGTERHESRRIDNQLRGRSGRQGDPGESRFYLSLTDDLMRLFNSGAAESLMGRSNVPDDLAIENKLVGRAIRSAQAQVEGRNAEIRKNVLKYDDVLNRQREAIYSDRRHILEGDDINDRAQAFLKSVIDDVIDTHTGEGSPDDWDLDAMWTELGTLYPISISIDEVITEAGSKGKASRDFLGREILSDAKLAYQQREEVLGDEAMRELERRVVLSVIDRRWRDHLYEMDYLKDGIGLRAMAQRDPLVEYQREGYALFQSMMGQIREESVGYLFNLEVQVQSDGENAVIEAKGLGEDEVSGLEYSAPSIDGEVEVRDEKGRLEQAATARAQKAQAEAEAAAGPEQGSAFGNAATASGQAAASNRAERRQAAKKN comes from the coding sequence GTGGCAAACGTGCTGGAGAAGGTCCTCCGCATCGGCGAAGGACGCACCCTCCGCCGGCTGAAGGCGTACGCCTCGGCGATCAACGACCTCGAGGACGACTTCTCGAGCCTCACCGACGAGGAACTCCAGGACGAGACGAAGGAGCTCCGCGAGCGCTACGCCAACGGCGAGTCCCTCGACGACCTCCTGCCCGAGGCGTTCGCCGCCGTGCGCGAGGCGGCGAAGCGCACCCTCGGCATGCGGCACTTCGACGTGCAGCTCATGGGCGGCGCGGCCCTGCACCTCGGCAACATCGCCGAGATGAAGACCGGTGAGGGCAAGACCCTCGTCGCGACCACGGCGGCCTACCTCAACGCGATCCCGTCGCGCGGCGTGCACGTCATCACGGTCAACGACTACCTGGCGTCGTACCAGTCCGAGATCATGGGCCGCGTCTTCCGCGCCCTCGGCATGACGACCGGCTGCATCATCGCGAACCAGACGCCGGCCGAGCGCCGCGAGCAGTACGCCGCCGACATCACGTACGGCACGAACAACGAGTTCGGCTTCGACTACCTGCGCGACAACATGGCGTGGCAGGCCTCCGACATGGTGCAGCGCGGCCACTTCTTCGCCGTCGTCGACGAGGTCGACTCGATCCTCATCGACGAGGCCCGCACGCCGCTCATCATCTCCGGCCCGTCCTCGGGCGAGGCCAACCGCTGGTTCACCGAGTTCGCCTCGATCGCCAAGCGCCTCACCCCGGGCGAGGACTACGAGGTCGACGAGAAGAAGCGCACCGTGGGTGTCCTCGAGCCCGGCATCGAGAAGGTCGAGGACTACCTCGGCATCGACAACCTGTACGAGTCGGCGAACACCCCGCTCATCTCGTTCCTCAACAACTCCATCAAGGCCGTCGCCCTGTTCAAGAAGGACAAGGACTACGTCGTGATGAACGGCGAGGTGCTCATCGTCGACGAGCACACCGGCCGCATCCTGATGGGCCGTCGCTACAACGAGGGCATCCACCAGGCGATCGAGGCGAAGGAGGGCGTCGAGGTCAAGGCCGAGAACCAGACCCTCGCGACCGTCACGCTCCAGAACTACTTCCGCCTGTACCAGAAGCTCTCCGGCATGACCGGTACGGCCGAGACCGAGGCGGCAGAGTTCATGTCGACCTACAAGCTCGGCGTGGTCCCGATCCCGACGAACAAGCCGATGCAGCGCATCGACCAGACCGACCTCGTCTACAAGAACGAGAAGTCGAAGTTCGAGCAGGTCGCCGAGGACATCGCGGAGCGCCACGAGAAGGGCCAGCCCGTCCTCGTCGGCACCACGAGCGTCGAGAAGTCCGAGTACCTGTCGAAGCTCCTCGCCAAGAAGGGCGTGAAGCACGAGGTCCTCAACGCGAAGAACCACGCGCGAGAGGCCGCCATCGTCGCGCAGGCCGGTCGCCTCGGCGCCGTCACCGTCGCCACGAACATGGCCGGCCGCGGTACCGACATCATGCTCGGCGGCAACTCCGAGTTCCTCGCCGTGCAGGAGATGCACGCCAAGGGCCTGTCCCCGGCGGAGACGCCGGACGAGTACGAGGCCGCCTGGGACGACGTCTTCGCCGAGGTCAAGAAGACCGTCGAGGAAGAGGGCGACAAGGTCCGCGAGGCCGGCGGCCTCTACGTCCTCGGTACCGAGCGCCACGAGTCGCGCCGCATCGACAACCAGCTGCGCGGTCGTTCCGGCCGTCAGGGCGACCCGGGCGAGAGCCGCTTCTACCTGTCGCTCACCGACGACCTCATGCGCCTGTTCAACTCCGGTGCCGCCGAGAGCCTCATGGGCCGCTCGAACGTGCCGGACGACCTGGCGATCGAGAACAAGCTCGTCGGCCGCGCGATCCGCTCCGCGCAGGCGCAGGTCGAGGGCCGCAACGCCGAGATCCGCAAGAACGTCCTGAAGTACGACGACGTCCTGAACCGGCAGCGCGAGGCCATCTACAGCGACCGCCGCCACATCCTCGAGGGCGACGACATCAACGACCGCGCCCAGGCCTTCCTGAAGAGCGTGATCGACGACGTCATCGACACCCACACTGGTGAGGGCTCGCCGGACGACTGGGACCTCGACGCCATGTGGACCGAGCTCGGCACGCTCTACCCGATCTCGATCTCCATCGACGAGGTCATCACCGAGGCCGGCTCGAAGGGCAAGGCGTCGCGTGACTTCCTCGGCCGCGAGATCCTCTCCGACGCCAAGCTGGCCTACCAGCAGCGCGAAGAGGTCCTCGGCGACGAGGCGATGCGCGAGCTCGAGCGCCGCGTGGTGCTCTCGGTGATCGACCGCCGCTGGCGCGACCACCTGTACGAGATGGACTACCTCAAGGACGGCATCGGCCTCCGTGCGATGGCGCAGCGCGACCCGCTCGTCGAGTACCAGCGCGAGGGCTACGCCCTGTTCCAGAGCATGATGGGCCAGATCCGCGAGGAGTCCGTCGGCTACCTGTTCAACCTCGAGGTGCAGGTCCAGTCCGACGGCGAGAACGCGGTCATCGAGGCCAAGGGGCTCGGCGAGGACGAGGTCTCCGGCCTCGAGTACTCAGCACCGTCCATCGACGGCGAGGTCGAGGTCCGCGACGAGAAGGGTCGCCTCGAGCAGGCGGCCACCGCCCGCGCGCAGAAGGCACAGGCCGAGGCCGAGGCCGCAGCCGGCCCCGAGCAGGGTTCCGCCTTCGGCAACGCCGCGACGGCGTCCGGCCAGGCCGCTGCGAGCAACCGCGCGGAGCGCCGCCAGGCTGCGAAGAAGAACTAG
- the bcp gene encoding thioredoxin-dependent thiol peroxidase, which translates to MTDRLAAGDTAPDFTLPDQDGVEHSLADLRGRKVIVYFYPAASTPGCTTEACDFRDNMSSLQAAGYEVLGVSKDEQAKLKDFQHEQALTFPLLSDPDLAVHRAYAAWGEKNNYGKIVTGTIRSTIVVDEQGAVQLPLYNVKATGHVASLRKKLGLV; encoded by the coding sequence ATGACCGACCGTCTCGCCGCCGGCGACACCGCCCCCGACTTCACGCTGCCCGACCAGGACGGCGTCGAGCACTCGCTCGCCGACCTGCGCGGCCGCAAGGTCATCGTGTACTTCTACCCGGCGGCGTCGACCCCGGGGTGCACCACCGAGGCCTGCGACTTCCGCGACAACATGTCGTCGCTGCAGGCAGCCGGCTACGAGGTGCTCGGCGTCTCGAAGGACGAGCAGGCGAAGCTCAAGGACTTCCAGCACGAGCAGGCCCTGACGTTCCCGCTGCTGAGCGACCCCGACCTCGCCGTGCACAGGGCGTACGCCGCCTGGGGCGAGAAGAACAACTACGGCAAGATCGTCACCGGCACGATCCGCTCGACGATCGTCGTCGACGAGCAGGGCGCCGTGCAGCTGCCGCTCTACAACGTGAAGGCCACCGGGCACGTGGCGAGCCTGCGGAAGAAGCTCGGCCTGGTCTGA
- a CDS encoding GerMN domain-containing protein produces MRSRLRHVVAAALAAVTLVALTACVAIPTDGAVRTGQAVKDEAVAGFDYRPDKPTTGADQTQILRGFIAAATGSQDNYAVARQFLASSFAQQWNPRHGVTILDGSGTVQRSDERELTFTLTASASVDAEGEYTQAVRPTSSTLTFQFTREDGEWRIAYAPDGIILTPTSFESVFQQHALYFFDPTYHFLVPDERWFLARSSTSTRIASALLAGPADWLKGAVVSSFPEGTQLSLNAVTIDSGTALVDLSGDALRASTVDRVRMREQLSRSLASVATISSVSLTVEGATLSVSDAGGANAQQNPDVDPRPLVEEQGVVGYATPGTGKVSELGSGVGDAVAALDPRSLAISATGRNAVVGNRDGVFVVTGKRSLRVDTRQALVPPSIDDLGFVWVGQRSDTRRITAYGLGGDPHQVTTTLPRGELVSFQVSRDSTRALALIDTTDGPALYVMAIIRGSDRSPSSFGAPVRVQAATGDAVGATWVNDTDVASVAQATSGPNIVRSTIGGRSSTLPRPDGRATAITGGGGGALLLRTADGSVLQSTGGSWDTTGVTAHVLGVQR; encoded by the coding sequence ATGCGATCCCGCCTCCGGCACGTCGTCGCCGCCGCCCTGGCCGCGGTGACGCTCGTCGCGCTGACCGCCTGCGTCGCGATCCCGACCGACGGCGCGGTGCGCACCGGGCAGGCCGTGAAGGACGAGGCCGTCGCCGGCTTCGACTACCGACCCGACAAGCCGACGACCGGTGCCGACCAGACCCAGATCCTGCGGGGCTTCATCGCCGCGGCCACCGGCTCCCAGGACAACTACGCGGTCGCCCGGCAGTTCCTGGCGTCGTCCTTCGCCCAGCAGTGGAACCCACGGCACGGCGTCACGATCCTCGACGGCAGCGGGACCGTGCAGCGTTCCGACGAGCGCGAGCTCACCTTCACGCTCACCGCGAGCGCGTCGGTCGACGCCGAGGGCGAGTACACCCAGGCCGTCCGCCCGACGTCGTCGACGCTCACCTTCCAGTTCACCCGCGAGGACGGGGAGTGGCGCATCGCCTACGCCCCCGACGGCATCATCCTGACGCCGACGAGCTTCGAGTCCGTCTTCCAGCAGCACGCGCTGTACTTCTTCGACCCGACCTACCACTTCCTGGTGCCCGACGAGCGGTGGTTCCTCGCCCGCTCGTCGACGAGCACCCGCATCGCGAGCGCCCTGCTCGCCGGCCCCGCCGACTGGCTCAAGGGCGCCGTCGTGTCGTCGTTCCCGGAGGGCACCCAGCTCTCCCTCAACGCGGTGACCATCGACAGCGGCACCGCGCTCGTCGACCTGTCCGGTGACGCCCTGCGCGCGAGCACCGTCGACCGCGTCCGGATGCGCGAGCAGCTCAGCAGGTCGCTCGCCTCCGTCGCGACGATCTCGTCGGTGTCCCTCACGGTGGAGGGCGCGACCCTGTCCGTGTCCGACGCGGGCGGCGCGAACGCCCAGCAGAACCCGGACGTCGACCCGCGGCCCCTCGTCGAGGAGCAGGGTGTCGTCGGCTACGCCACCCCGGGCACCGGCAAGGTGTCCGAGCTCGGCAGCGGCGTCGGCGACGCGGTCGCCGCGCTCGACCCGCGGTCCCTCGCGATCTCGGCCACGGGCCGGAACGCGGTCGTCGGCAACCGGGACGGCGTCTTCGTGGTCACCGGCAAGCGGAGCCTGCGGGTCGACACCCGCCAGGCGCTCGTCCCTCCGTCGATCGACGACCTCGGCTTCGTCTGGGTCGGGCAGCGCTCCGACACCCGGCGGATCACCGCCTACGGGCTCGGCGGCGACCCGCACCAGGTCACCACGACCCTGCCGCGCGGGGAACTCGTCTCGTTCCAGGTGTCCCGCGACTCGACCAGGGCGCTCGCCCTCATCGACACCACGGACGGTCCGGCGTTGTACGTCATGGCGATCATCCGCGGGTCCGACCGCTCGCCCTCGTCGTTCGGCGCGCCCGTGCGCGTGCAGGCGGCGACCGGCGACGCCGTCGGGGCGACGTGGGTGAACGACACCGACGTCGCGTCCGTGGCACAGGCGACGTCCGGTCCGAACATCGTGCGCTCCACGATCGGCGGCCGGTCGAGCACCCTGCCCCGGCCGGACGGGCGCGCGACGGCGATCACCGGCGGTGGCGGGGGAGCGCTCCTCCTGCGCACGGCCGACGGTTCGGTGCTGCAGTCGACGGGCGGCAGCTGGGACACGACGGGCGTCACCGCCCACGTGCTCGGCGTGCAGCGGTAG
- a CDS encoding Rv3235 family protein, whose amino-acid sequence MAEQARRIDETTTREPASPVPALVAVPPLPVEERPSEPPDPESAARALGLCVAEVLTGSREVDSIARWITDDVHRHLQHRAAVAAHARSIARRSRARPALHVGSVVLCRPAPGVVEASVVVHTRSHARAVAIRLEDWHGRWRATAIGVL is encoded by the coding sequence GTGGCAGAGCAGGCACGACGCATCGACGAGACGACGACGAGGGAACCGGCCTCGCCCGTCCCCGCGCTGGTGGCGGTCCCGCCGCTCCCCGTCGAGGAACGTCCCTCCGAGCCGCCGGACCCCGAGTCGGCGGCACGCGCGCTCGGCCTCTGCGTGGCCGAGGTGCTCACCGGCTCGCGCGAGGTCGACAGCATCGCGCGCTGGATCACCGACGACGTGCACCGGCACCTGCAGCACCGCGCCGCGGTCGCCGCGCACGCCCGGTCGATCGCCCGGCGGTCCCGGGCCCGGCCCGCGCTCCACGTCGGCAGCGTCGTCCTCTGCCGTCCGGCTCCCGGGGTCGTCGAGGCGTCGGTCGTGGTCCACACGCGCAGCCACGCCCGCGCGGTGGCGATCCGGCTCGAGGACTGGCACGGCCGGTGGCGCGCGACCGCGATCGGGGTGTTGTAG